CACTGCAGTGTGGGCCGTGGTCGGCGTCGCATGTTCGCTGCTCTCCGGAATCGCGACTGCCCGCATGCTCGGGGCCAGCGACCGGGGAACCCTGGCAGTGGCGCTGACCGTGGTGGGTCTACTCTCACTCATCGGGGCGCTGGGTAGCAATGTCGCCTTCCGAATGCTGCTCCCTAGCGACGGCCGAGTCACCATCGCCGCCTTCGGCCGACTGACGACCAAGTTGGCACTCCCGAACGTGGCGGCTCTCTTGATCCTGATGGTCGTCTTCTCTCACCGCGTCGATCGCCAGCTCTCCGATCCAGTCATCCTTGTATGCGTGGCCGTGCTCGGTGTGACGATGTTCTTCTCCAACCAGGTGCTTGACTGCTTCAATGCCCTTCACCAGTCTCACCGCGCCGCTCGACTTAATGCCCTTGGAGCCTTGTCGACGGCGATCCTGAACCTTCTGTGCTGGATAGCAGGCTTCACCCTCACCGCGGCACTACTCTGCTACGCGGCCGGATTCGCGCTTCGCACCGGCATCGGCCTCATCTTGTTGCACCGGGCACCGGAGACGCGACACACCGAAGAAGGCCCCGGAGGTCAGTTGCTGATGCTGTCAGCTGGATTGCCGCTGATGGGTGGAAACCTAGGTCAACTGGTGATGCTGCGGCTGGATCAGGTGCTGGTTGGCGTGCTCCTGGGGAGTTCCGCAGCAGGAATCTACGCGGTGGCCAGCATCCCCGCCGGCGTGCTGGCCGTGGTGTCGAGTGCAATTGGGCAGGTGGTGTTGGCTGAGGCCGCGCGCGGACTGCTGAGCAAGGGAGCCCTGGTGCGGCTGACCCTTCAGGCGTCGGGACTCACCCTTGCTCTAGCCGTTACCGGGGCTGCGTTGGCGCCTTGGCTCTTGCCGCTCCTCTTCGGGGCCGAGTTCAGCGACTCAACGCGGACCGCGCAGGTGCTTCTTTTCGCGCAGGTCGCACTCGCCCCCTTCCTCATCCTCAACAGAGCGGCAGTCGGCTACGGGATGGTCAGATGGTCAGGGTTGACTGGCTTGGCAGGCGCGGTGACGCTCATCGTGACGGTGCTGCTGCTGGTTCCCCAGTTCGGTGTGGTGGGGGCCGGAGGCGCAGCCACTCTCACGTTTGCTGTTGCGACGACGGTGACCGCCGTGGGTCTTGCCGTGCGGCGACCTTGGGCCCATGGCTCGGAGCACCAGCGTGCCCGTGGCCGTGAGGAATCGGCCCCTCCGGCCACGATGTGACTTAAAGCGGTCATCACTTCCGCCACCCGCATCGGACCAGCATCGAGTGCAACAGCGAGCGTAACCATGATCGACGCCATAGAGCACACCTGTCGCTGTACTCGTCGACGCGCTTGTCGCCTTCGCATACTTGGCATCGTTCCCATGGCCGCGCGCCGCGCGGGAAGCCGAAACCTAGGTCGGGTGGTGGGTTCACCGCTACGGCTGCACCGGCGCGCCGCGCCGGACGCATTATCGGAGCTGAGCCCGAGCAAAGCCCGCCGCGTCGCGGGCGCACGGCCTGCCGGAGGGCGTCTGGGACTGCTGAGAGTTCGGTTGTCACCTGACCTGTGGCGATGGGAGTCGCCGCTGGAAGGATGTCGACCATGCCCGCTCCCCATCCCAAGGAGTTCCGCGACGACGTCGTCGCTGTCGCACGGCGCGGTGAAGCACCGATCGCTCAGATCGCCAAGGACTTCGGGATCAGCGAGTCCTGCCTGCGCAACTGGCTGACCAAGGCCGATGTGGAGGACGGCGTGAAGCCCGGTGTCACCACCGCAGAGAACGTCGAGCTACGCGAGGCCCGCCGCAAGATCCGCCTGCTCGAGCAGGAGAACGAGGTCTTACGCAGAGCCGCGGCCTACCTGTCACAGGCGAACCTGAAACTGGGCCAGTCCCCAAAATGACGTTCCCGCTGGTCCGTGACCTTGCCGCTGACGGAGTACCCGTCGCGGTGACCCGTCGGGTGCTGGGCTTCTCTCGCCAGGCGTTCTACGCCTGGGACAACCACCCGATCAGCGATCGAGATCTCAGCGACGCCTACCTGACCAACGCCGCCATCGAGATCCACGTTGAGGACCCCGAGTACGGCTACCGGTTCGTGGCCGACGAGCTCGCCACCGCCGGCCACGCCGCCTCCGAGCGCAGGATCTGGCGACTGTGCTCCACAGCCGAGATCTTCTCCACCCACAGCCGCCGGCGCGGGCCGGCCAAGCGTCCCGGTCCACCGGTCCACGACGACCTGGTGCAACGCGACTTCACCGCAGACGCGCCCAACCAGCTGTGGCTGACCGACATCACCGAGCACCACACCGACGAGGGCAAGCTCTACCTCTGCGCGGTCAAGGACGTGTTCTCCGCGCGCATCGTGGGCTACTCGATCGATGCCCGGATATAGACCCGCATCGCCGTGAACGCGCTGTCCAGCGCTGTGAGTCGGCGCGGCGGCAGCGTCGCGGTGTCAGGCTGCACGCTCCACTCCGACCGAGGTAGCCAGTTCAGGTCCAGGCGATTCGTCGAGGCGCTCAAGCACCACGGCCTGACCGGGTCGATGGGGCGCGTGGGCGCAGCCGGTGACAACGCGGCGATTGGAGTCGTTCTTCGCACTGCCACAGAAGAACGTCCTCAATCGGCAGCGTTGGCGCACCCGCCAAGAGCTCCGGCTCGCGATCGTGACCTGGATCGAACGGACCTACCACCGCCGACGCCGACAACGCACCCTCGGCAAGCTCACCCCGATCGAGTTTGAGACCATCTACGCAGCCGCTGACGCGGCCTGAACCCCACTCACCAAGAGTGACAACCAGACCGTCAGCAGTCCTCTGGCTCAGGGCCGAGCGTCCACGTGCCGCCGGAAGTTCTCGGGGTGACGCTCGAAAGAAGTGCCGACGACGCAGGCAAGTGCGTCTTGGTCCCATCCGCACCAGCTCAACGGTCGGCCGTGATCGGCGTGCATGAGTCCACTTCGGGGACACCTGAGGGGGCGAAACGGGCCCTTGAGTACCTTCGCAGATCACTTCCGGGTTCCAACTTCACACGTGCGGCACCACAATCACGTTCACCCTGACTACACCTTGGTATGGGAAGGCGTGGTACGACGAGCGCGCTATACCCTTTCACCCTTGGCCACGTCAACATCGCTTCGGAGAAGCCGCTGCTTCAGCGGATACAACCGTCTTCGTACAGCGTGTTCTCGACGGCGTAGCACTTTGAACCGTAGGTCGCGTGTCCGGCGGTTACCCTCCACCCACTGAAGCCAGTTTCGCGTCCCCCGGATCACCCCTCCGAACTGAATCTCCTCCGCCGACTGGAAGTCGACGCCGCTGGCCACCAGCTGGGCCCGAACGGCAGGCTCCCGATGACTGAGGCTCGGCGCCTTCCGCACGTCGAAGTGCACCAGTAGGTGGTCGATCTTGGCGAGCTCACCCGATCCGAACAGTCGGTCGATCAGGTCCGCCTCAGCACCTTCGACGTTGATCTTCGCGTACACCTGGTCGCTGTCGCTCACGTTCTCAGCGAACCAGACCGCAGCGTCTCGGAACGCGCAGTCAGCCGAGTCTGTGATCGGGTTCTTGTCGAAAGCAGTCGACGCACCCACATCTCCAGGATTGTGCAGCGTCATCGTCGCGTCCTCGCTCCACAGTCCGAAACGGCAGATCTCGACCCGCTCATCTGCCAGCGCCTCGATCCGCGGCCAGCACACAGGCGCCGGCTCGAAGCACACGATCCGGTCGAAATGCCACTTCGGATCTCGGACAACCGCCAACGTCTCACCGATGTGAGCACCGATGTCCAAGAACACCTTCGCCACGAAACCTCATTTGGATAAGGCGAGGCCATGCGGAGGGACTTCGAGCAACCCTGCGACCTCGCGAACGCTCCCCCGAGCAGTGGCTCGCAATCTACCATCTTGGGCGGAGCGGACCCGGATGAGACGTCGACCAATCGACGGGGTAGCACCTACCCCTGACGTGTCGAACGTGCCGTCACAGGGGTGGCCGGAGACTTCAAGGCCCTAGGGGTCCGCACTCAAGACACCGGGGTCGACCTTCGGGAGCATGTCGGCAAGTGATGAGCCGTCCGCTGAACGCGTGTTCGCGGTGCACCGGCACCCCACCCACTGGCGGCTGAGATCGACCGCGGTCACCTCAGCCGACGAGGCTCATCACTTGCCGACATGCTCCCGAAGGTCGACCCGGTGTCTTGAGTGCGGACCCCTAGGGCCTTGAAGTCTCCGGCCACCCCTGTGACGGCACGTTCGACACGTCAGGGGTAGGTGCTACCCCGTCGATTGGTCGACGTCTCATCCGGGTCCGCTCCGCCCAAGATGGTAGATTGCGAGCCACTGCTCGGGGGAGCGTTCGCGAGGTCGCAGGGTTGCTCGAAGTCCCTCCGCATGGCCTCGCCTTATCCAAATGAGGTTTCGTGGCGAAGGTGTTCTTGGACATCGGTGCTCACATCGGTGAGACGTTGGCGGTTGTCCGAGATCCGAAGTGGCATTTCGACCGGATCGTGTGCTTCGAGCCGGCGCCTGTGTGCTGGCCGCGGATCGAGGCGCTGGCAGATGAGCGGGTCGAGATCTGCCGTTTCGGACTGTGGAGCGAGGACGCGACGATGACGCTGCACAATCCTGGAGATGTGGGTGCGTCGACTGCTTTCGACAAGAACCCGATCACAGACTCGGCTGACTGCGCGTTCCGAGACGCTGCGGTCTGGTTCGCTGAGAACGTGAGCGACAGCGACCAGGTGTACGCGAAGATCAACGTCGAAGGTGCTGAGGCGGACCTGATCGACCGACTGTTCGGATCGGGTGAGCTCGCCAAGATCGACCACCTACTGGTGCACTTCGACGTGCGGAAGGCGCCGAGCCTCAGTCATCGGGAGCCTGCCGTTCGGGCCCAGCTGGTGGCCAGCGGCGTCGACTTCCAGTCGGCGGAGGAGATTCAGTTCGGAGGGGTGATCCGGGGGACGCGAAACTGGCTTCAGTGGGTGGAGGGTAACCGCCGGACACGCGACCTACGGTTCAAAGTGCTACGCCGTCGAGAACACGCTGTACGAAGACGGTTGTATCCGCTGAAGCAGCGGCTTCTCCGAAGCGATGTTGACGTGGCCAAGGGTGAAAGGGTATAGCGCGCTCGTCGTACCACGCCTTCCCATACCAAGGTGTAGTCAGGGTGAACGTGATTGTGGTGCCGCACGTGTGAAGTTGGAACCCGGAAGTGATCTGCGAAGGTACTCAAGGGCCCGTTTCGCCCCCTCAGGTGTCCCCGAAGTGGACTCATGCACGCCGATCACGGCCGACCGTTGAGCTGGTGCGGATGGGACCAAGACGCACTTGCCTGCGTCGTCGGCACTTCTTTCGAGCGTCACCCCGAGAACTTCCGGCGGCACGTGGACGCTCGGCCCTGAGCCAGAGGACTGCTGACGGTCTGGTTGTCACTCTTGGTGAGTGGGGTTCAGGCCGCGTCAGCGGCTGCGTAGATGGTCTCAAACTCGATCGGGGTGAGCTTGCCGAGGGTGCGTTGTCGGCGTCGGCGGTGGTAGGTCCGTTCGATCCAGGTCACGATCGCGAGCCGGAGCTCTTGGCGGGTGCGCCAACGCTGCCGATTGAGGACGTTCTTCTGTGGCAGTGCGAAGAACGACTCCAATCGCCGCGTTGTCACCGGCTGCGCCCACGCGCCCCATCGACCCGGTCAGGCCGTGGTGCTTGAGCGCCTCGACGAATCGCCTGGACCTGAACTGGCTACCTCGGTCGGAGTGGAGCGTGCAGCCTGACACCGCGACGCTGCCGCCGCGCCGACTCACAGCGCTGGACAGCGCGTTCACGGCGATGCGGGTCTATATCCGGGCATCGATCGAGTAGCCCACGATGCGCGCGGAGAACACGTCCTTGACCGCGCAGAGGTAGAGCTTGCCCTCGTCGGTGTGGTGCTCGGTGATGTCGGTCAGCCACAGCTGGTTG
The sequence above is a segment of the Auraticoccus monumenti genome. Coding sequences within it:
- a CDS encoding oligosaccharide flippase family protein, whose protein sequence is MVGVACSLLSGIATARMLGASDRGTLAVALTVVGLLSLIGALGSNVAFRMLLPSDGRVTIAAFGRLTTKLALPNVAALLILMVVFSHRVDRQLSDPVILVCVAVLGVTMFFSNQVLDCFNALHQSHRAARLNALGALSTAILNLLCWIAGFTLTAALLCYAAGFALRTGIGLILLHRAPETRHTEEGPGGQLLMLSAGLPLMGGNLGQLVMLRLDQVLVGVLLGSSAAGIYAVASIPAGVLAVVSSAIGQVVLAEAARGLLSKGALVRLTLQASGLTLALAVTGAALAPWLLPLLFGAEFSDSTRTAQVLLFAQVALAPFLILNRAAVGYGMVRWSGLTGLAGAVTLIVTVLLLVPQFGVVGAGGAATLTFAVATTVTAVGLAVRRPWAHGSEHQRARGREESAPPATM
- a CDS encoding FkbM family methyltransferase; the protein is MAKVFLDIGAHIGETLAVVRDPKWHFDRIVCFEPAPVCWPRIEALADERVEICRFGLWSEDATMTLHNPGDVGASTAFDKNPITDSADCAFRDAAVWFAENVSDSDQVYAKINVEGAEADLIDRLFGSGELAKIDHLLVHFDVRKAPSLSHREPAVRAQLVASGVDFQSAEEIQFGGVIRGTRNWLQWVEGNRRTRDLRFKVLRRREHAVRRRLYPLKQRLLRSDVDVAKGERV